Proteins encoded by one window of Prevotella nigrescens:
- a CDS encoding DUF2750 domain-containing protein — MKVSKQEIEAVTALSPEERYGYFIKRICDWEQVWGLFEDDCIVLNEAKNGKLYVLLFPFEDFASHYATNTKGMQTTSYRSFDIHKFVETIMKKLQANNVSNALVFPVPHGYGLNVTMEEIVEDIKNELKNYE; from the coding sequence ATGAAAGTATCTAAACAGGAAATTGAAGCTGTAACAGCACTCTCCCCAGAGGAGCGTTATGGCTATTTCATAAAACGAATATGCGATTGGGAGCAGGTGTGGGGGCTGTTTGAAGACGACTGCATTGTACTGAACGAGGCTAAGAATGGTAAGCTGTATGTGCTTTTGTTCCCATTTGAAGACTTTGCTTCGCACTATGCGACAAACACAAAAGGTATGCAAACAACCTCATATAGGAGTTTTGATATACACAAATTCGTTGAAACAATCATGAAAAAGTTGCAGGCAAACAACGTTAGCAATGCTTTGGTCTTCCCCGTACCCCATGGTTATGGACTGAACGTTACGATGGAAGAGATTGTCGAGGACATAAAAAACGAGTTGAAGAATTACGAATAA
- a CDS encoding DUF6122 family protein has product MLYLHLSNDFKQAMSIALSRAFVHYGLHFLAPLLFAQFFKREHRMKAFWIMLATMLVDMDHLLATPMFNPYRCSVGFHPLHSYFMVGIYALLCVLPYERLKLPWWFRPIGIGLFFHMLTDLQDFYLWQQWL; this is encoded by the coding sequence ATGCTATATTTGCACCTCTCTAACGATTTTAAACAAGCAATGTCAATCGCATTATCAAGAGCTTTTGTACACTATGGACTTCATTTTCTCGCACCTTTATTGTTTGCACAATTCTTTAAACGCGAGCATAGAATGAAGGCATTTTGGATTATGTTGGCGACAATGCTTGTAGATATGGACCACTTATTGGCTACACCTATGTTTAATCCGTACCGTTGCAGCGTAGGTTTTCACCCCCTTCACTCTTATTTTATGGTAGGTATCTACGCACTTTTGTGTGTGTTGCCCTACGAAAGACTAAAATTACCGTGGTGGTTTCGCCCCATTGGAATAGGATTATTCTTTCACATGCTCACCGATTTACAAGATTTTTATTTATGGCAACAGTGGTTATAA
- a CDS encoding glycosyltransferase family 4 protein, with translation MRVLIVNTSERTGGAAVAANRLKDALNKSGIDASMLVRDKLSDDKTVFAIKNNWRTRWNKLWERWCIFCHLRFSKRNLFAIDIANTGTDITQLPEFKNADVIHLAWINQGFISLNNIEKVLKAGKPLVWTMHDIWPATAICHITLDCRKFETHCEKCRLLPFPFGCDLAKRTWRRKEQIKGHSHIIYIACSKWLQNEAKKSALIGKNIIESIPNPIDSNIFCRTNKNEARKKLGLPADKRLILFASQRVTNHNKGMGYLVDACQKMVRQHPETLTNTAVIVLGGHAEELCNDFELPMFPLGYVADTQQIVDVYNAVDVFVTPSLSDNLPNTIMEAMACGIPCVGFEVGGIPEMIDHKRNGYIVEQKDSADLANGIYWVLNIADYDKLSADAIKKVKENYSQARVAAQYIDIYKKALANSNNKQI, from the coding sequence ATGAGAGTATTAATTGTAAATACAAGTGAACGGACGGGCGGAGCTGCAGTAGCTGCAAATCGTTTAAAAGATGCACTGAATAAAAGTGGAATAGATGCATCTATGCTTGTTCGGGACAAGTTGAGTGACGATAAAACGGTATTTGCTATAAAGAACAACTGGCGCACACGATGGAACAAATTGTGGGAAAGATGGTGCATATTTTGTCATTTGCGATTTTCAAAGCGAAATCTTTTTGCGATTGATATAGCCAATACAGGAACTGATATAACGCAATTGCCAGAATTTAAGAATGCCGATGTCATTCATTTAGCATGGATAAATCAAGGTTTTATATCGCTCAACAATATAGAAAAAGTACTGAAGGCAGGCAAGCCCCTTGTGTGGACAATGCACGATATATGGCCTGCCACCGCCATTTGCCATATAACATTGGACTGCAGGAAGTTTGAAACGCACTGCGAAAAATGCCGTTTGCTGCCCTTTCCTTTCGGTTGTGACCTTGCAAAAAGGACGTGGCGACGTAAGGAACAAATAAAAGGACATTCACATATTATATATATAGCATGCAGTAAATGGCTGCAAAATGAAGCAAAAAAGAGTGCATTAATAGGCAAGAATATCATTGAAAGTATTCCGAACCCAATAGATTCCAATATCTTTTGCAGGACTAATAAAAACGAAGCACGTAAAAAATTAGGCTTGCCTGCCGATAAACGTCTGATACTTTTCGCATCGCAACGCGTTACAAACCATAATAAAGGTATGGGTTATTTAGTTGATGCATGCCAGAAAATGGTGAGACAACACCCTGAAACATTAACAAATACAGCCGTGATTGTACTCGGTGGGCATGCCGAAGAATTGTGTAACGACTTCGAGTTGCCGATGTTTCCATTAGGATACGTGGCTGATACACAACAAATAGTAGATGTCTACAATGCTGTTGACGTGTTTGTAACTCCATCTTTATCAGATAATCTCCCCAATACCATCATGGAAGCAATGGCTTGCGGTATCCCTTGCGTAGGCTTTGAAGTGGGAGGAATACCTGAAATGATAGATCATAAACGCAATGGATATATCGTTGAACAGAAAGATTCTGCCGATTTGGCTAATGGTATCTATTGGGTGCTGAACATTGCCGACTACGATAAACTTTCTGCAGACGCCATTAAAAAAGTCAAGGAAAACTATTCACAAGCGCGTGTAGCAGCACAATACATCGATATTTACAAGAAAGCGCTTGCCAATTCAAACAACAAACAAATATGA
- the gmk gene encoding guanylate kinase, with product MQGKLIIFSAPSGAGKSTIVQWLMKEHPELKLAFSISCTTRQPRGTEKDGVEYIFLSPEAFKKKINDNEFLEYEEVYTDRFYGTLKSQVNTQMAKGQNIIFDVDVKGGCNIKQFYGEKALSLFIQPPSIDELRRRLEERQTDSAEAIEYRMAKAEHELTFADKFDYIIVNDDLEKAKHETYKIIKQFIES from the coding sequence ATGCAAGGTAAACTAATAATTTTCTCAGCCCCATCTGGAGCTGGTAAAAGCACCATTGTGCAATGGTTAATGAAAGAACACCCCGAACTTAAATTAGCTTTCTCTATAAGTTGTACAACACGGCAGCCACGCGGTACAGAGAAAGATGGAGTAGAATATATCTTTCTCAGCCCCGAAGCTTTTAAAAAGAAGATAAACGATAATGAATTTTTGGAGTACGAAGAAGTTTATACCGACCGTTTTTATGGTACCTTGAAGAGTCAGGTAAATACGCAAATGGCTAAAGGACAAAACATAATCTTCGATGTTGATGTGAAAGGCGGCTGCAACATAAAACAGTTTTATGGTGAAAAAGCATTAAGCTTGTTTATTCAACCACCTTCTATCGACGAACTTCGCAGACGTTTGGAGGAAAGACAGACCGATTCGGCAGAGGCTATAGAATACAGAATGGCAAAAGCTGAACACGAATTGACATTTGCCGATAAATTCGACTATATTATTGTGAACGACGATTTGGAGAAAGCGAAGCATGAAACCTATAAAATTATAAAACAATTCATAGAGTCGTAA
- a CDS encoding lipopolysaccharide biosynthesis protein: MAEQTLKEKTAKGLFWGALNNGTMQILNVLIGILLARLLSNADYGLMGMLAVFTAVAGALQESGFTSAIANIENPTDNDYNSVFWFSTIVSWCSYLVLFFCAPLIADFFHHAELVNLSRFLFVSLLFSAIGTAPTAYLFKNIMVKETTILRVSSLVVSGIVGIVLALQNYGYWSLAWQQVLYITLTSLGRFFIIPWRPSLKISFAPIRRMFSFSYKILITTVVNIVSQNLLTFIFGRLYTANAVGNFSQAFKWDTMASTMVSGTTSQVAQPVLAEVKSETERQAVVFRKMLRFTAFLAFPAMFGLSMVAHEFIIVLISNKWADSIPLLRILCISGAFLPFYTLYQNLMISRGKSDVYLWVTTSLIAVQLLLVLLCHSKGMVFMVSAYTVATVLWLFVWQYFAYREISLRLYDVLCDITPYMVISAAIIIAVYFATSGIQNLIILLLTRIILAVAAYFIVMKLLGSKMLDECIAYLFHKRIKP, from the coding sequence ATGGCAGAACAAACTTTAAAAGAAAAAACGGCAAAAGGACTCTTCTGGGGAGCATTGAACAACGGTACAATGCAGATTTTGAATGTGCTTATTGGTATTTTGTTGGCTCGTTTGCTTTCCAATGCCGATTACGGTCTAATGGGAATGCTTGCTGTTTTTACTGCTGTTGCAGGAGCCTTACAAGAAAGTGGCTTTACTTCTGCTATCGCAAATATAGAAAATCCTACGGACAACGACTATAATTCGGTGTTTTGGTTCAGCACTATTGTAAGTTGGTGCTCGTATCTGGTGCTTTTCTTTTGCGCTCCGCTAATTGCTGACTTCTTCCACCATGCAGAACTCGTAAATCTTTCTCGTTTCCTATTTGTTTCTTTGCTTTTCTCTGCCATTGGTACTGCACCAACGGCATATCTGTTCAAGAACATTATGGTAAAGGAAACAACTATCTTGCGTGTATCGTCTTTGGTAGTTTCGGGCATTGTCGGCATCGTGTTGGCACTGCAGAATTATGGTTACTGGAGCTTGGCTTGGCAGCAGGTTCTATATATAACGCTTACAAGTTTAGGGCGTTTTTTTATAATCCCTTGGCGACCTTCCTTGAAAATAAGTTTTGCTCCAATACGCAGAATGTTCTCTTTCAGCTACAAAATCTTAATTACTACTGTTGTAAACATAGTGAGCCAAAACTTACTTACATTCATTTTCGGACGCCTTTACACGGCAAATGCTGTTGGAAACTTCTCGCAAGCATTCAAATGGGACACGATGGCAAGTACAATGGTATCGGGAACTACATCGCAAGTGGCACAACCTGTATTGGCAGAAGTGAAGTCGGAAACAGAACGACAAGCAGTCGTTTTCAGGAAGATGCTACGTTTCACCGCCTTCTTAGCCTTCCCAGCCATGTTTGGTTTGAGCATGGTTGCACACGAATTTATAATTGTCCTCATATCCAACAAGTGGGCAGATAGTATTCCGCTGCTTCGCATACTTTGCATCAGTGGCGCTTTTCTGCCTTTCTACACATTATATCAGAATTTGATGATAAGCCGTGGCAAATCTGATGTATATTTATGGGTAACAACTTCGCTTATTGCAGTTCAGTTATTGCTTGTTTTGTTGTGCCATAGCAAGGGAATGGTGTTCATGGTGAGCGCTTATACAGTAGCCACAGTACTCTGGCTGTTTGTTTGGCAATATTTTGCATATCGCGAAATCTCCCTTCGCTTATACGATGTTTTGTGTGACATTACACCTTATATGGTTATTTCTGCAGCAATTATAATCGCAGTTTATTTTGCTACAAGCGGTATTCAAAATCTTATAATTCTCTTATTGACACGAATAATCTTGGCAGTTGCAGCCTACTTCATTGTCATGAAACTATTAGGTTCTAAAATGCTCGACGAATGTATTGCCTATTTGTTTCATAAAAGGATAAAACCGTGA
- a CDS encoding YicC/YloC family endoribonuclease yields the protein MILSMTGYGKAVVTYKEKKINVEIKSLNSKNFDLSTRIAPLYREKEMEIRQTLASLLERGKVDFSLWIEKDAVLDATPINAQLVKNYYQQIKNIAAEIGIPEPAEWFPTLLHLPDVTTKTEIEILDEEEWEVTKQAINNAVENLIDFRKQEGTALERKFHEKINNIEALLKSIEPYEESRVPKIKEKIIEGLEQVAKVDYDRNRLEQELIYYIEKLDINEEKQRLANHLNYFRETMEEKGHGVGKKLGFIAQEMGREINTTGSKSNQAEMQNIVVKMKDELEQIKEQVLNAL from the coding sequence ATGATACTATCAATGACAGGCTACGGCAAAGCTGTCGTAACCTACAAGGAAAAGAAAATAAACGTTGAAATAAAGTCGCTAAACAGCAAGAACTTCGATCTTTCAACTCGTATTGCTCCTTTATATAGAGAAAAGGAAATGGAGATAAGGCAAACTCTTGCCAGTTTGTTGGAACGCGGCAAAGTAGATTTCTCGCTTTGGATAGAGAAAGATGCTGTATTAGACGCAACACCTATTAATGCGCAATTGGTAAAGAACTACTATCAACAAATAAAGAACATAGCAGCAGAAATAGGCATTCCGGAACCTGCAGAATGGTTTCCTACATTGCTGCACTTACCCGATGTTACAACAAAAACCGAGATTGAAATACTCGACGAAGAAGAATGGGAAGTTACAAAACAAGCTATCAATAATGCAGTAGAAAACCTTATAGACTTCCGTAAACAGGAAGGAACTGCACTTGAACGTAAGTTCCACGAAAAGATTAATAACATAGAAGCGCTTTTAAAAAGCATAGAACCTTATGAAGAAAGCCGAGTTCCAAAGATAAAAGAAAAAATTATAGAGGGATTGGAGCAGGTTGCAAAAGTAGATTACGACAGAAATCGCTTGGAACAAGAACTAATTTACTATATAGAAAAATTAGACATAAACGAAGAGAAGCAACGTTTAGCGAACCATCTGAACTATTTCCGTGAAACAATGGAAGAAAAAGGACACGGAGTTGGAAAGAAATTGGGTTTCATTGCACAGGAAATGGGACGCGAAATAAATACAACTGGCTCGAAAAGTAACCAAGCCGAAATGCAGAATATCGTGGTTAAGATGAAAGATGAGCTGGAACAAATAAAAGAACAAGTGCTGAATGCACTGTAA
- a CDS encoding M23 family metallopeptidase, with the protein MTLKRIVKTLGLSALLGFVVTPVCAQDLIARQSPVDRRAKSLDTMVINRLQEAEEVESPSASLYNDWSNSKTHAQGYLPDVYKIDLRGFHMPTPSRVVTSNYGRRWGRAHKGLDIKVYIGDTIRAAFSGKVRIVGYDARGYGKYIVIRHNNGLETYYGHLSKQIVYANQTVRAGEPIALGGNTGRSTGSHLHFETRLAGVAINPALLFDFPHQDVTGDFYVFRKQTLDNESARATALRGKDASPGYSRENIQGKGRTRYSFNESSMPNTDYSARRNSGAQQTNSNQILYHKVTEGETLESIARQHGISKEQLCKLNHLGIYTTLVQGQILRYS; encoded by the coding sequence ATGACTTTAAAAAGAATAGTAAAAACATTAGGTTTATCGGCTTTGTTAGGTTTTGTTGTTACGCCAGTTTGCGCACAAGACTTAATAGCACGCCAATCGCCCGTAGACCGCCGTGCCAAATCATTAGACACGATGGTTATAAATCGCTTACAAGAAGCAGAAGAAGTAGAAAGTCCATCGGCATCTTTATACAACGACTGGAGCAACTCTAAAACACACGCACAAGGATATTTGCCTGATGTCTACAAAATAGACTTGCGTGGCTTCCACATGCCTACTCCAAGCAGGGTGGTTACAAGTAACTACGGCCGTCGTTGGGGACGTGCTCATAAAGGACTCGATATTAAGGTATATATCGGTGATACTATCCGCGCAGCATTCTCTGGTAAGGTTCGCATTGTAGGATACGATGCAAGAGGCTATGGAAAGTATATAGTCATTCGCCACAACAATGGCTTGGAAACCTATTATGGGCATCTTTCAAAACAAATTGTCTATGCAAACCAAACTGTTAGAGCCGGTGAACCTATCGCACTCGGTGGCAACACAGGGCGTTCTACAGGTTCGCACTTGCACTTCGAAACACGTTTGGCAGGTGTAGCCATCAACCCGGCTCTTCTGTTTGATTTTCCCCACCAAGACGTAACTGGCGATTTCTACGTTTTCCGCAAGCAAACTTTGGACAACGAGTCGGCTCGTGCTACAGCGCTTCGTGGCAAAGACGCAAGTCCAGGCTATTCGCGTGAGAATATTCAGGGAAAGGGGCGCACCCGATACTCGTTTAATGAAAGCAGCATGCCGAATACCGATTACTCTGCTCGCCGCAATTCGGGTGCACAGCAAACAAACAGTAACCAAATACTCTACCACAAGGTAACGGAAGGCGAAACACTCGAATCGATAGCACGCCAGCACGGTATAAGCAAGGAACAATTGTGTAAACTGAATCACTTAGGTATATATACAACACTTGTACAAGGCCAAATATTAAGGTATAGCTAA
- the nadD gene encoding nicotinate (nicotinamide) nucleotide adenylyltransferase, whose protein sequence is MKVGIYGGSFNPIHNGHIKLAEVFLKELGLDEVWFMVSPQNPFKINSKLLDDTLRLQLVKKALEDKKNMIACNYEFSLPKPSYTWDTLQRLSSDFPTNEFILLIGGDNWQAFDKWYHAKDILENYRIAVYPRKSSETAGNCNLFSTENVTLLNIPLVNISSTDIRQHIKNGETIKGLVPECIENDIKMFYNRI, encoded by the coding sequence ATGAAGGTTGGAATATACGGCGGTTCGTTTAATCCTATTCATAACGGACACATAAAACTGGCTGAAGTATTCTTAAAGGAACTTGGCTTAGACGAGGTTTGGTTTATGGTTTCGCCGCAAAATCCTTTTAAAATAAACAGCAAGTTATTAGACGATACACTGCGCTTGCAATTAGTGAAGAAAGCTTTGGAAGATAAAAAGAATATGATTGCTTGCAACTACGAGTTTAGTTTACCAAAGCCTTCGTATACTTGGGACACCTTACAACGACTTTCTTCTGATTTTCCTACCAATGAATTTATTCTTCTGATAGGTGGAGACAATTGGCAAGCGTTCGACAAATGGTATCACGCAAAGGATATTTTAGAAAACTATCGCATTGCCGTTTATCCGAGAAAGAGCAGTGAAACTGCAGGAAATTGCAATTTATTTTCGACTGAAAATGTAACCTTGCTGAACATTCCTCTTGTCAATATAAGCAGCACAGATATCCGGCAACACATAAAAAATGGAGAAACTATAAAAGGATTGGTTCCTGAATGTATTGAAAATGATATAAAAATGTTTTATAATAGAATATAA
- a CDS encoding glycosyltransferase family 2 protein — protein sequence MITFSVVTITYNAADVLKPTLDSVLRQSFPTIEHIIVDGASTDNTLAIADAYKELSDSAENGHVVRIKSEPDKGLYDAMNKGLARANGDYVVFLNAGDRFPAADTIEKVALAAEVGDGERRPAVVYGDTDIVDEKGNFLYHRRLQPPEKLSWRSFRDGMLVCHQAFYARLDIAKKIPFDTRFRYSADIDWCIKIMREGEKEGLLLRNVHAVIANYLEEGQTTKHHRTSLYERFQVMCRHYGILPTLAKHAWFVVRLFVKK from the coding sequence ATGATAACATTCTCTGTAGTAACCATAACCTATAATGCTGCCGATGTATTAAAGCCTACACTCGATAGCGTATTACGACAAAGCTTTCCCACAATAGAACATATTATCGTGGACGGAGCATCAACCGATAACACTTTGGCAATTGCAGACGCTTATAAAGAGCTTTCGGATAGTGCGGAAAATGGGCATGTTGTTCGTATAAAAAGCGAGCCGGACAAAGGGCTTTATGATGCTATGAATAAAGGATTGGCACGTGCAAATGGCGATTATGTGGTGTTTTTGAATGCTGGCGACCGCTTTCCCGCTGCCGATACAATAGAAAAAGTAGCATTGGCAGCCGAGGTTGGCGATGGCGAAAGGCGTCCTGCCGTCGTATATGGAGATACCGATATTGTAGACGAAAAAGGGAACTTCTTATATCATCGCAGGCTGCAACCGCCCGAAAAGCTGTCTTGGCGTTCGTTCCGCGATGGTATGTTGGTATGCCATCAAGCCTTTTATGCCCGATTGGACATTGCCAAAAAGATTCCTTTCGATACACGTTTCCGTTATTCAGCCGACATTGATTGGTGCATAAAGATAATGCGTGAAGGCGAAAAAGAAGGGTTATTATTAAGAAATGTACATGCGGTAATTGCCAATTACTTAGAAGAAGGACAGACTACAAAGCATCATCGGACTTCGCTGTACGAACGGTTTCAAGTTATGTGTAGGCACTATGGCATACTCCCGACCCTTGCAAAACACGCTTGGTTTGTGGTCAGGCTGTTCGTAAAAAAGTAA
- a CDS encoding flagellar motor protein MotB produces the protein MKKNLLVLTLCAGALLMTGCASKKDLQNCQSENQRLSSEYQNAKETIAANNARIKSLEDQLAQAKASAAALQSSLDQSLNNANSNNINISKLVDQINESNQYIRHLVEVKTKSDSLNLVLTNNLTRSLSKEELKEVDVQVLKGVVYISLADNMLYKSGSYEVNDRAEQTLSKIAKIITDYRDYDVLIEGNTDNVPVNAQSAQMKNIRNNWDLSCLRASSVAQYLQSHFGVDPKRLTAGGRGEFNPIATNNTELGKQRNRRTQIIITPKLDQFMDLIGKAPESAEK, from the coding sequence ATGAAAAAGAACCTTTTAGTATTAACCTTGTGTGCAGGTGCACTGTTGATGACAGGTTGCGCCAGCAAGAAAGATTTGCAAAACTGCCAATCGGAGAATCAAAGACTATCGAGTGAGTATCAGAACGCAAAGGAAACGATTGCAGCAAACAATGCCCGGATAAAGAGCTTGGAAGACCAATTGGCACAAGCAAAGGCAAGTGCAGCAGCCTTGCAGAGTAGTCTTGACCAGAGTTTGAACAATGCCAATTCAAACAATATCAATATTTCGAAGTTGGTAGACCAAATCAATGAGAGTAACCAATATATCCGACACCTTGTAGAAGTGAAGACTAAGAGCGACTCGCTCAACCTCGTTCTCACCAACAACCTTACACGCAGCCTCAGCAAGGAGGAACTTAAAGAGGTTGATGTTCAGGTGTTGAAGGGTGTTGTATATATATCTTTGGCAGACAATATGCTCTATAAGAGTGGTTCGTACGAAGTAAACGACCGTGCAGAACAGACCCTTAGCAAGATTGCAAAAATTATTACCGACTACAGAGACTACGATGTACTGATTGAAGGTAATACCGACAACGTTCCAGTAAACGCACAAAGTGCACAGATGAAGAACATTCGTAACAACTGGGACCTCTCTTGTTTGCGTGCATCATCGGTTGCACAGTACTTGCAATCTCACTTCGGTGTAGACCCAAAGCGCCTGACTGCAGGTGGACGTGGCGAGTTCAATCCTATTGCAACCAACAATACGGAACTTGGAAAGCAGCGCAACCGCCGTACACAAATTATCATTACGCCTAAGCTCGACCAGTTTATGGACCTCATTGGTAAGGCTCCCGAGTCTGCAGAGAAATAA